A genomic region of Xanthomonas fragariae contains the following coding sequences:
- a CDS encoding DUF3011 domain-containing protein, with translation MKWLISLCGLWCLPLLVLADARASERAAGVVRCQSRDMARVHCAMDTAHGVQLVRQLSETSCIRGSEWDVERDGVWVEQGCRAEFASAHVLAAPQMRRVVRCDSNGGKVACPVVLRGLPVRLLRQHSLWPCKEGRTWGARRNEIWVSRGCEGEFEVGAEDGSGFVAVPRMVTCESKKSSRRTCGVSVESGVRVGRQMSRTPCVEGQTWGWSRDGVWVDDGCRAEFIVD, from the coding sequence ATGAAGTGGCTGATCAGCTTATGCGGTTTGTGGTGCTTGCCGCTGCTGGTGCTCGCCGATGCGCGTGCCTCCGAGCGCGCCGCCGGCGTGGTGCGTTGCCAGTCCAGGGACATGGCGCGCGTGCACTGTGCGATGGACACCGCGCATGGCGTGCAACTGGTGCGTCAGCTGTCCGAAACCAGCTGTATCCGCGGCAGCGAGTGGGATGTGGAACGCGATGGCGTGTGGGTCGAACAGGGCTGCCGCGCAGAATTCGCATCGGCCCATGTGCTGGCTGCACCGCAAATGCGCCGCGTGGTGCGTTGCGATTCCAATGGCGGCAAGGTGGCGTGCCCAGTGGTGCTGCGCGGCCTGCCGGTGCGTCTTTTGCGTCAGCATTCGTTGTGGCCATGCAAGGAAGGCCGTACATGGGGCGCCCGCCGTAACGAGATCTGGGTGTCGCGCGGTTGCGAGGGCGAATTCGAGGTCGGTGCCGAAGACGGCTCCGGCTTCGTGGCGGTGCCGCGTATGGTCACCTGCGAATCCAAGAAGAGCTCACGCCGCACCTGCGGCGTATCGGTAGAGAGCGGTGTGCGCGTTGGCCGGCAGATGTCCAGAACGCCATGCGTGGAAGGCCAGACCTGGGGCTGGAGCCGCGACGGGGTGTGGGTCGACGACGGTTGCCGTGCCGAGTTCATCGTCGACTAA
- the mtnA gene encoding S-methyl-5-thioribose-1-phosphate isomerase: MNDSVHIDYARYDHIRPLLWTGDALELLDQRKLPFVVEHVHCESSDAVAEAIHSLVVRGAPAIGIAAGWGVVLAARDIDASDGNAALQKLEPALLRLNAARPTAVNLAWALMRMRRALGTADADWREVIARQAHAIADEDLAANRRMGALGADLIAPGSGVLTHCNTGSLATAGFGTALGVIRAGVAQQRIAKVFAGETRPWLQGARLTVWELQQDGIDATLIADSAASHLMKSGLVQWVIVGADRICANGDTANKIGTYQLAIVARHHGVKFMVVAPSSTVDMATASGDQIEIEQRDPGELFGVGGVRMVADGILAWNPVFDVAPGSLIDAIVTERGVIEQPNLTRMQAAFGA; this comes from the coding sequence ATGAACGACAGCGTCCACATCGATTACGCCCGCTACGACCATATTCGCCCACTGCTGTGGACCGGCGACGCCCTGGAATTGCTCGACCAACGCAAGCTGCCCTTCGTGGTGGAGCATGTGCACTGCGAGAGCAGCGACGCGGTAGCCGAGGCCATCCATTCGTTGGTCGTGCGCGGCGCGCCGGCGATTGGCATTGCGGCCGGGTGGGGGGTGGTGCTGGCGGCGCGCGACATCGACGCCAGCGACGGCAATGCAGCCTTGCAGAAGCTCGAGCCGGCGTTGCTGCGGCTCAATGCCGCGCGTCCGACCGCAGTCAATCTGGCTTGGGCGCTGATGCGCATGCGTCGTGCGCTAGGCACAGCCGATGCCGATTGGCGCGAGGTCATCGCACGCCAAGCGCACGCCATCGCGGACGAAGATCTGGCCGCCAATCGCCGTATGGGCGCGCTCGGAGCCGATCTGATCGCGCCGGGCAGCGGCGTGCTGACCCATTGCAATACCGGCTCGCTGGCCACCGCCGGCTTCGGCACCGCGCTAGGCGTCATCCGCGCCGGCGTGGCGCAGCAGCGCATCGCCAAGGTGTTTGCGGGCGAAACCCGCCCGTGGTTGCAGGGCGCGCGCCTGACCGTGTGGGAACTACAGCAGGATGGCATCGATGCCACCCTGATCGCCGATTCGGCCGCTTCGCATCTGATGAAGTCCGGGCTGGTGCAGTGGGTGATCGTCGGCGCCGATCGCATTTGCGCCAATGGCGATACGGCCAACAAGATCGGCACCTATCAACTGGCGATTGTCGCGCGCCACCACGGCGTCAAGTTCATGGTGGTGGCGCCGTCGTCGACGGTGGACATGGCAACAGCCAGCGGCGACCAGATCGAGATCGAACAGCGCGATCCGGGCGAATTGTTCGGCGTCGGCGGGGTCAGAATGGTCGCCGACGGCATCCTCGCCTGGAACCCGGTGTTCGACGTCGCCCCTGGCAGTTTGATCGATGCGATCGTCACCGAACGTGGTGTGATCGAGCAGCCGAACTTGACCCGAATGCAGGCCGCCTTCGGCGCCTGA
- the gyrA gene encoding DNA gyrase subunit A produces MAETAKEIIQVNLEDEMRKSYLDYAMSVIVGRALPDARDGLKPVHRRVLFAMHELGAHSNKAYFKSARIVGDVIGKYHPHGDQSVYDTLVRMAQPFSLRYMMVDGQGNFGSVDGDSAAAMRYTESRMSRLAHELMADIDKETVDFQPNYDEKELEPTVMPTRFPSLLVNGSAGIAVGMATNIPPHNLTEAINACIALIDTPELDVEGLMKYIPGPDFPTAGIINGTAGIAAGYRTGRGRVRIRAKADVEVADNGREAIVVTEIPYQVNKARLIEKIAELVKEKKLEGISELRDESDKDGMRIYIEIKRGESAEVVLNNLYQQTQMESVFGINMVALIDGRPQLMNLKQMLEAFIRHRREVVTRRTIYELRKARARAHVLEGLTVALANIDEIIELIKTSSNPQEARERMLAKTWEPGLVGALLGAAGAEASKPEDLPPGVGLIKGFYQLSEVQALQILEMRLHRLTGLEQEKLTDEYKQLLGVIEGLIRILENPDVLLRVIRDELINIREEYGDARRTEIRHSEEDLDILDLIAPEDVVVTLSHAGYAKRQPVSAYRAQRRGGRGRSAAATKEEDFIDQLWLVNTHDTLLTFTSSGKVFWLPVHQLPEAGSNARGRPIVNWIPLEPGERVQAVLPVREYADNRYVFFATRNGTVKKTPLSEFAFRLARGKIAIHLDQGDALVGVALTDGDRDVLLFASNGKTVRFGESTVRSMGRTATGVRGIRLTKGEEVVSLIVSERAGVVEEGGEHEDVDEVVEITDGADATLIEVAESDDMAYILTATENGYGKRTPLAEYPRKGRGTQGVIGIQTTERNGKLVRAVLLGATDEVLLISDGGTLVRTRGSEISRVGRNTQGVTLIRLSKGEKLQAVERLDASLDEVEDVVDEATATTATPSTLAPPTSA; encoded by the coding sequence ATGGCAGAAACCGCCAAGGAAATCATCCAGGTCAATCTGGAAGACGAGATGCGCAAGAGCTATCTCGATTACGCAATGAGCGTGATCGTGGGCCGCGCACTCCCCGATGCCCGTGATGGCCTCAAGCCGGTGCATCGCCGCGTACTGTTCGCGATGCACGAGTTGGGCGCACACAGCAACAAGGCCTACTTCAAGTCGGCGCGTATCGTCGGCGACGTCATCGGTAAATATCACCCGCACGGCGACCAGTCGGTGTACGACACGCTGGTGCGCATGGCGCAGCCGTTCTCGCTGCGTTACATGATGGTCGATGGCCAGGGTAACTTCGGTTCGGTCGACGGTGACTCAGCCGCAGCAATGCGTTACACCGAGTCGCGCATGTCGCGGTTGGCGCATGAGCTGATGGCCGACATCGACAAGGAGACCGTCGATTTCCAGCCCAATTACGATGAAAAGGAACTAGAGCCGACGGTCATGCCGACCCGGTTTCCGAGCCTGTTGGTCAACGGGTCGGCCGGTATTGCGGTGGGTATGGCCACCAATATTCCGCCGCACAATCTGACCGAAGCGATCAACGCATGCATCGCGTTGATCGACACGCCAGAGTTGGATGTCGAAGGCTTGATGAAGTACATCCCCGGCCCGGATTTCCCCACCGCCGGCATCATCAATGGCACTGCCGGCATCGCTGCCGGTTACCGCACCGGCCGTGGTCGGGTGCGCATCCGTGCCAAGGCCGATGTGGAAGTGGCCGACAACGGTCGCGAAGCGATCGTCGTTACTGAGATCCCGTATCAGGTCAACAAGGCGCGGCTGATCGAAAAAATCGCCGAGCTGGTGAAGGAAAAGAAGCTCGAAGGCATCAGTGAGCTGCGCGATGAGTCCGACAAGGACGGTATGCGCATCTACATTGAAATCAAGCGGGGCGAGTCTGCCGAGGTTGTGCTCAACAACCTGTATCAGCAGACCCAGATGGAGTCGGTGTTCGGCATCAACATGGTGGCGCTGATCGATGGCCGCCCGCAGTTGATGAACCTCAAGCAGATGCTGGAGGCGTTCATCCGCCATCGGCGCGAGGTGGTCACCCGTCGCACCATTTACGAGTTGCGCAAGGCGCGGGCACGTGCGCATGTGCTGGAAGGTTTAACCGTCGCGTTGGCCAACATCGACGAGATTATCGAGTTGATCAAGACCTCGTCCAACCCGCAGGAAGCCCGTGAGCGCATGCTGGCCAAGACTTGGGAACCGGGTCTTGTCGGTGCGCTGTTGGGTGCGGCCGGTGCCGAAGCCTCCAAGCCGGAAGATCTGCCGCCGGGTGTGGGCCTGATCAAGGGTTTCTATCAGCTCAGTGAAGTGCAGGCCTTGCAGATCCTGGAAATGCGTCTGCATCGCCTCACCGGGTTGGAACAGGAAAAGCTGACCGACGAGTACAAGCAATTACTCGGAGTTATCGAAGGACTGATCCGCATCTTGGAAAACCCCGACGTGCTGCTGCGGGTGATCCGCGATGAGCTGATCAATATCCGCGAAGAGTACGGCGATGCGCGTCGCACCGAAATTCGTCACAGCGAAGAAGATCTGGATATTCTCGATCTGATCGCGCCGGAAGACGTTGTGGTGACGCTCTCGCACGCCGGTTATGCCAAGCGTCAGCCGGTGAGTGCGTATCGCGCGCAGCGCCGTGGTGGCCGTGGTCGTTCTGCTGCAGCGACCAAGGAAGAAGATTTCATCGATCAGCTGTGGTTGGTCAACACGCATGACACGCTGTTGACCTTCACCAGCAGTGGCAAGGTGTTCTGGCTGCCGGTGCATCAGTTGCCGGAGGCCGGCTCCAACGCGCGCGGCCGCCCCATCGTCAACTGGATTCCGCTGGAACCGGGCGAGCGTGTGCAGGCCGTGCTGCCGGTGCGCGAATATGCCGACAACCGCTATGTGTTCTTTGCCACGCGCAACGGCACGGTCAAGAAGACCCCGCTGAGCGAATTCGCATTCCGTCTGGCACGCGGCAAGATCGCCATCCACCTCGACCAGGGCGATGCGCTGGTGGGTGTGGCGTTGACCGATGGCGATCGCGACGTGTTGTTGTTCGCCTCCAACGGGAAGACCGTGCGCTTTGGCGAATCTACCGTGCGTTCGATGGGCCGCACCGCCACCGGCGTGCGCGGTATTCGTCTGACCAAGGGCGAAGAGGTGGTCAGCCTGATCGTTTCCGAGCGTGCTGGCGTTGTCGAAGAGGGGGGCGAGCACGAGGACGTGGACGAGGTGGTCGAAATTACCGACGGCGCCGACGCCACGTTGATCGAGGTCGCCGAGAGCGACGACATGGCCTACATCCTCACCGCAACCGAAAACGGCTACGGCAAGCGCACGCCGCTTGCGGAGTATCCGCGCAAGGGCCGCGGTACGCAGGGCGTGATCGGCATTCAGACGACCGAGCGTAACGGTAAGTTGGTGCGTGCGGTGCTGTTGGGCGCTACCGATGAAGTGCTGCTGATTTCCGATGGCGGTACCTTGGTGCGCACACGCGGTTCGGAGATTTCGCGCGTCGGTCGCAACACGCAGGGCGTCACGCTGATCCGTTTGTCCAAGGGCGAAAAGCTGCAGGCGGTCGAACGGTTGGATGCCTCGCTGGACGAGGTGGAAGATGTGGTGGACGAAGCGACAGCAACCACCGCAACCCCAAGCACGTTAGCGCCGCCGACCAGTGCGTGA
- the hutU gene encoding urocanate hydratase: MNRHDATRVIHAATGTTLTAKSWLTEAPLRMLMNNLDPDVAERPRELVVYGGIGRAARDWESFDAIVATLTRLDDDQTLLVQSGKPVGVFRTHTDAPRVLIANSNLVPRWATWDHFNELDQKGLAMYGQMTAGSWIYIGAQGIVQGTYETFVEMGRQHYGGDLSGRWLFTGGLGGMGGAQPLAAVMAGASCLAVECRRSSIDMRLRTGYLDTWTDSLDEALRLIEESCANKTPRSIGLLGNVADVLEELLKRGIKPDLLTDQTSAHDPVNGYLPQGWSVAQWDQKRVSAPKEVEHAARASMARHIQSMLGFHALGVPTVDYGNNLRQMALEAGIDNAFDFPGFVPAYIRPLFCRGIGPFRWVALSGDPADIAKTDAKVKELIPDDAHLHRWLDMAAEKIAFQGLPARICWVGLGDRHRLGLAFNAMVRSGELKAPVVIGRDHLDSGSVASPNRETESMADGSDAVSDWPLLNALLNTASGATWVSLHHGGGVGMGFSQHTGMVIVCDGSDAADKRLERVLWNDPATGVMRHADASYEIATECAKEKGLDLPGILGEPMPVIEALSRNRHPSPS; the protein is encoded by the coding sequence ATGAACCGTCACGATGCAACCCGCGTTATCCACGCCGCCACCGGCACCACGCTTACTGCCAAAAGCTGGTTAACCGAAGCACCGCTGCGCATGCTGATGAACAACCTCGACCCGGACGTGGCCGAGCGCCCGCGGGAACTGGTGGTCTACGGCGGCATCGGCCGCGCCGCGCGCGATTGGGAGTCCTTCGATGCGATCGTCGCCACGCTCACGCGTCTGGATGACGACCAGACCTTGCTGGTGCAGTCCGGCAAGCCGGTCGGCGTGTTTCGCACCCACACCGATGCGCCACGCGTGCTGATCGCCAATTCCAATCTGGTTCCGCGCTGGGCCACCTGGGACCACTTTAACGAACTCGATCAAAAGGGTCTGGCGATGTACGGCCAGATGACCGCCGGCAGTTGGATTTACATCGGCGCCCAAGGCATCGTGCAAGGCACTTACGAAACGTTCGTGGAAATGGGGCGCCAACATTACGGCGGCGATCTGTCGGGGCGTTGGTTGTTCACCGGCGGCCTCGGGGGCATGGGCGGCGCGCAACCGCTGGCCGCAGTGATGGCCGGCGCCTCATGCCTGGCGGTGGAATGCCGCCGTTCCAGCATCGATATGCGCCTGCGCACCGGTTACCTGGACACCTGGACCGATTCGCTGGACGAAGCGCTGCGCTTGATCGAAGAATCCTGCGCGAACAAAACGCCGCGCTCGATCGGCCTGCTCGGCAACGTCGCCGACGTGCTCGAAGAGCTGCTCAAGCGCGGCATCAAACCGGACCTGCTGACCGACCAGACCTCCGCACACGACCCGGTCAACGGCTACTTGCCACAGGGTTGGAGCGTTGCGCAGTGGGACCAGAAGCGTGTCAGCGCGCCGAAGGAAGTCGAACATGCTGCACGCGCATCGATGGCCAGGCACATCCAAAGCATGCTCGGCTTCCACGCGCTCGGCGTGCCCACCGTGGACTACGGCAATAACCTGCGCCAGATGGCATTGGAAGCCGGCATCGATAACGCATTCGACTTTCCCGGCTTTGTGCCGGCCTATATCCGCCCGTTGTTTTGTCGCGGCATCGGCCCGTTCCGCTGGGTCGCGCTCAGTGGCGATCCGGCCGACATCGCCAAGACCGATGCCAAGGTCAAGGAGCTGATTCCCGACGATGCGCATTTGCACCGCTGGCTCGACATGGCGGCCGAAAAGATCGCGTTCCAGGGGCTGCCCGCACGTATCTGCTGGGTCGGTCTGGGCGACCGGCACCGGCTCGGCCTGGCATTCAACGCGATGGTACGCAGCGGCGAGTTGAAAGCGCCGGTGGTGATCGGTCGCGACCATCTGGATTCCGGCAGCGTGGCCTCGCCCAATCGCGAAACCGAATCAATGGCCGACGGCTCCGACGCCGTCTCCGACTGGCCACTGCTCAACGCACTGCTCAACACCGCCAGCGGCGCCACCTGGGTGTCGCTGCATCACGGCGGTGGCGTCGGCATGGGCTTTTCGCAACATACCGGCATGGTCATCGTCTGCGACGGCAGCGACGCCGCCGACAAGCGCCTCGAGCGCGTGCTCTGGAACGACCCGGCCACCGGCGTGATGCGGCATGCCGATGCCAGCTATGAGATCGCCACCGAGTGCGCTAAGGAGAAGGGCTTGGACTTACCTGGAATTCTTGGCGAGCCGATGCCTGTCATCGAAGCCCTATCGCGCAACCGACATCCCAGCCCTTCATAG
- the hutG gene encoding N-formylglutamate deformylase — protein sequence MSPLPDWLELHRGDAPLIISFPHTGTELPAEVADQFVSPWLARRDADWWVHELYDFAQSLGATTVRTAISRSVIDVNRDPSGASLYPGQNTTGLCPLTTFDNQPLYADGAAPDQAQIDLRRTRWFDPYHAALAEEIARLRKQHAKVVVYDAHSIRSFIPHLFDGELPQFNIGSNDDRSCDPRLVDAVERLCRSSGSSTVRNGRFKGGWITRHYAQPEHGVHSLQMELACRGYMREPDTITPENWPTPWQPVHAAALRAVLRHVLLVCLQFATTTDHAPTDTPHAATR from the coding sequence ATGAGCCCCCTGCCCGACTGGCTTGAACTGCACCGCGGCGATGCGCCGCTCATCATCAGCTTCCCGCATACCGGCACCGAGTTGCCCGCCGAGGTTGCCGATCAATTCGTATCGCCATGGCTGGCACGTCGCGATGCCGATTGGTGGGTGCATGAGCTCTACGACTTCGCGCAATCATTGGGCGCCACCACGGTGCGCACCGCGATCTCGCGCTCGGTGATCGACGTCAATCGCGACCCAAGTGGCGCATCGCTCTATCCCGGCCAGAACACCACCGGCCTGTGCCCGCTGACCACCTTCGACAATCAGCCGCTGTATGCCGATGGCGCTGCACCGGATCAGGCGCAGATCGATCTGCGCCGCACGCGTTGGTTCGACCCGTACCACGCTGCGCTTGCCGAGGAAATTGCGCGCTTGCGCAAGCAGCACGCGAAGGTCGTGGTCTACGACGCGCATTCGATACGCTCCTTCATCCCACATCTGTTCGATGGCGAGCTACCCCAGTTCAACATCGGCAGCAACGACGATCGCAGCTGCGACCCGCGCTTGGTCGATGCGGTGGAACGCCTATGCCGCAGCAGTGGTTCCAGCACGGTGCGCAACGGGCGGTTCAAGGGCGGCTGGATTACCCGCCACTACGCGCAGCCCGAGCACGGTGTGCACAGCTTGCAGATGGAACTGGCCTGCCGCGGTTATATGCGCGAGCCGGACACCATCACGCCAGAAAACTGGCCCACGCCGTGGCAACCCGTGCATGCAGCGGCGTTACGCGCAGTGCTGCGTCACGTGCTGCTGGTCTGTCTGCAATTCGCCACGACGACCGATCACGCCCCCACCGACACGCCGCATGCGGCGACCCGTTGA
- the hutH gene encoding histidine ammonia-lyase, which yields MPVSVVLQPGQVTLAQWRALYRGADVALDDACAAAVLRSAQTVEAIVARGEPVYGVNTGFGKLASVRIEREDLQTLQRNIVLSHAAGVGEPTPVPVVRLMMALKLTSLAQGASGVQPDTLVLLGAMLRLGITPVVPCQGSVGASGDLAPLSHLAAVMIGVGEALVGGQRLPAADALAQAQLQPRVLGAKEGLALLNGTQFSTACALAGLFEIETVLQAALVTGALSVEAAKGSDTPFDARIHALRGQPGQIATATALRALMADSAIRESHRLGDVRVQDPYCLRCQPQVMGAALDIMRQAARTLEIEANGVSDNPLVFSDTGEALSGGNFHAEPVALAADMLAMAVCEIGSISERRTAMLVDPALSGLPAFLTPRPGLNSGFMIAQVTAAALVSENKQRAYPASVDSIPTSANQEDHVSMAAHGARRLLAMAENAAHVIGIELLAAVQGCDFHAPLRSSTALEAARALLRAQVPTLQDDRYFHPDILAASAVVRSGALAQAVAIALPGVEQEA from the coding sequence ATGCCTGTTTCTGTTGTATTGCAACCCGGCCAGGTCACTCTGGCGCAGTGGCGTGCGCTCTATCGCGGCGCCGACGTCGCACTCGACGACGCTTGCGCGGCCGCCGTGCTGCGCAGTGCGCAAACGGTGGAAGCGATCGTCGCGCGTGGCGAGCCGGTCTACGGCGTCAATACCGGCTTCGGCAAGTTGGCCAGCGTGCGCATCGAGCGCGAAGATCTGCAAACCCTGCAGCGCAATATCGTGCTCTCGCATGCGGCCGGCGTTGGTGAGCCCACACCGGTGCCGGTGGTGCGCTTGATGATGGCGCTCAAGCTCACCAGCCTGGCGCAAGGTGCATCGGGTGTGCAGCCAGACACACTGGTGTTATTGGGCGCGATGCTGCGCCTTGGCATCACGCCGGTGGTGCCCTGCCAGGGCTCGGTCGGCGCATCCGGCGATCTGGCGCCACTGTCGCATCTGGCCGCGGTAATGATCGGTGTTGGCGAAGCGCTCGTCGGCGGGCAACGTTTGCCGGCTGCCGACGCGCTCGCACAGGCGCAGCTGCAGCCGCGCGTGCTCGGTGCAAAAGAAGGCTTGGCACTGCTCAACGGCACCCAGTTCTCCACCGCCTGCGCATTGGCCGGCTTGTTCGAGATCGAAACCGTGTTGCAGGCGGCGCTGGTCACCGGCGCGTTGTCAGTGGAGGCAGCCAAGGGCTCGGATACACCGTTCGATGCACGTATCCATGCATTGCGCGGACAACCGGGGCAGATCGCTACCGCTACGGCGTTGCGTGCGTTGATGGCCGATTCGGCGATCCGCGAATCGCATCGGCTCGGCGATGTGCGCGTGCAGGATCCGTACTGTCTGCGCTGCCAGCCGCAGGTGATGGGCGCCGCGCTGGACATCATGCGTCAGGCAGCACGTACCCTGGAGATCGAAGCCAATGGCGTGTCCGATAATCCCTTGGTGTTCAGCGATACCGGCGAGGCGTTGTCGGGCGGCAACTTCCACGCCGAACCGGTGGCATTGGCAGCCGACATGTTGGCGATGGCGGTCTGCGAAATCGGCTCGATCAGCGAACGCCGCACCGCGATGCTGGTCGATCCCGCGTTGTCGGGCCTGCCGGCGTTTCTCACGCCACGTCCGGGCTTGAACTCCGGCTTCATGATCGCGCAGGTCACCGCCGCGGCCTTGGTATCGGAGAACAAACAGCGCGCGTACCCGGCCAGTGTCGATTCGATTCCGACCTCGGCCAATCAGGAAGATCATGTATCGATGGCTGCGCACGGCGCGCGACGCTTGCTGGCAATGGCCGAAAACGCCGCGCACGTCATCGGCATCGAACTGCTCGCTGCGGTGCAAGGTTGCGATTTCCACGCGCCGCTACGCTCCAGCACCGCGCTGGAAGCCGCACGCGCACTGTTGCGTGCGCAGGTGCCGACGCTGCAGGACGACCGCTATTTCCATCCGGACATATTGGCCGCCAGTGCAGTGGTGCGTTCGGGTGCGTTGGCGCAGGCGGTGGCGATTGCATTACCGGGTGTGGAGCAGGAGGCATGA